In Plodia interpunctella isolate USDA-ARS_2022_Savannah chromosome 22, ilPloInte3.2, whole genome shotgun sequence, the following proteins share a genomic window:
- the LOC128679844 gene encoding SH3 domain-binding protein 5-like isoform X1, producing MNDSGAECSEALDPRVQIELERLNTATDEINRLEVELDEARLAFRRLLAEGHLRIQQLTKKLGTSVHKARPYYEARFRANITSQELQVATVAYDKANSAHAAAREMVYLAEQGLARLGEGSEGGVTLDPAWQEMLNHATHRVNQAEMERAHARASQRARALAHEAAAARALQLQAALKRHIAKSRPYFEEKARINSALEHQKARIQSLEEQVAEVKQQYSSALRNLERISDEIHKHRSRRQSARNGTATPTDIASTITDTASDTNTTTSDKIEELCDHSVDASVREWLRRTADANRSGNDNDTWTEIDLDYSSPEEVSFEKCSLRPRSSPDKSPSSPMESKVSAASPRRIIRNVDRNACLRAELEKGRRQSLDAILHDTGEKMKEMFQGLSLFGERRGSVSAPRSPRARRREDERHSDTDSLASVEMLTDDQIASLMLDAQLEAVCERLAGVARQPRSPQSPEARF from the exons ATGAACGATAGCGGCGCCGAATGTTCAGAGGCCCTTGACCCGCGAGTTCAG attgAATTGGAACGCCTAAACACAGCAACAGATGAGATCAATCGACTTGAAGTAGAATTGGACGAGGCCCGCTTGGCCTTCCGCCGCCTGCTCGCCGAGGGACACCTTAGAATCCAGCAATTGACTAAAAAACTTGGTACTAGTGTCCATAAGGCCCGGCCTTACTATGAAGCGAGATTTAGAGctaatatt aCGTCTCAAGAACTGCAAGTGGCAACGGTCGCCTATGACAAAGCGAACAGCGCTCACGCAGCGGCGAGAGAGATGGTGTACCTGGCGGAGCAGGGGCTGGCGCGGCTGGGTGAGGGCTCGGAGGGCGGCGTCACGCTCGACCCCGCCTGGCAGGAGATGCTCAACCATGCCACTCATAGAGTTAACCAg GCGGAGATGGAGCGCGCGCACGCTCGCGCGTcgcagcgcgcgcgcgcgctcgcgCACGAAGCcgcggccgcgcgcgcgctgcaGCTGCAGGCCGCGCTCAAGCGACACATCGCCAAGTCCAG GCCGTACTTCGAGGAGAAGGCTCGCATCAACTCCGCGCTGGAACACCAGAAGGCGAGGATACAAAGCCTGGAGGAGCAAGTTGCGGAGGTGAAGCAGCAGTATTCCTCAGCGTTGAGGAACTTGGAGAGAATATCTGATGAGATTCACAAGCACCGGTCGAGGAGACAGTCCGCGAGGAATG GCACAGCAACCCCAACAGATATCGCGTCAACTATAACTGACACGGCCAGCGACACAAACACGACGACCAGCGACAAGATAGAGGAGTTGTGCGACCATAGTGTAGACGCGAGCGTCAGAGAGTGGCTGAGAAGGACGGCGGATGCAAATCGATCCGGAAATGATAATGACACGTGGACGGAAATCGATTTGGATTACTCGAGTCCGGAAGAA GTGAGCTTCGAGAAATGCTCCCTTCGTCCACGATCATCCCCCGACAAATCGCCCTCCAGCCCAATGGAGTCCAAAGTCTCCGCTGCATCCCCCAGGCGGATCATAAGAAATGTGGATAGAAATGCGTGTTTGAGGGCAGAACTGGAGAAGGGGAGAAGACAGAGCTTGGACGCCATATTGCATGACACAGGGGAGAAAATGAAAGAGATGTTTCAAG GTCTGTCTCTGTTCGGCGAGCGACGCGGGTCTGTGTCGGCGCCGCGCAGCccgcgcgcgcggcgccgcGAGGACGAGCGCCACTCCGACACCGACAGCCTCGCCAG CGTGGAAATGCTGACCGACGATCAAATAGCATCTCTAATGCTGGACGCGCAACTCGAAGCTGTGTGCGAGCGGCTGGCCGGCGTCGCGAGGCAACCCAGGTCTCCGCAATCACCCGAAGCTAGATTTTGA
- the LOC128679844 gene encoding SH3 domain-binding protein 5-like isoform X2, whose product MNDSGAECSEALDPRVQIELERLNTATDEINRLEVELDEARLAFRRLLAEGHLRIQQLTKKLGTSVHKARPYYEARFRANITSQELQVATVAYDKANSAHAAAREMVYLAEQGLARLGEGSEGGVTLDPAWQEMLNHATHRVNQAEMERAHARASQRARALAHEAAAARALQLQAALKRHIAKSRPYFEEKARINSALEHQKARIQSLEEQVAEVKQQYSSALRNLERISDEIHKHRSRRQSARNDIASTITDTASDTNTTTSDKIEELCDHSVDASVREWLRRTADANRSGNDNDTWTEIDLDYSSPEEVSFEKCSLRPRSSPDKSPSSPMESKVSAASPRRIIRNVDRNACLRAELEKGRRQSLDAILHDTGEKMKEMFQGLSLFGERRGSVSAPRSPRARRREDERHSDTDSLASVEMLTDDQIASLMLDAQLEAVCERLAGVARQPRSPQSPEARF is encoded by the exons ATGAACGATAGCGGCGCCGAATGTTCAGAGGCCCTTGACCCGCGAGTTCAG attgAATTGGAACGCCTAAACACAGCAACAGATGAGATCAATCGACTTGAAGTAGAATTGGACGAGGCCCGCTTGGCCTTCCGCCGCCTGCTCGCCGAGGGACACCTTAGAATCCAGCAATTGACTAAAAAACTTGGTACTAGTGTCCATAAGGCCCGGCCTTACTATGAAGCGAGATTTAGAGctaatatt aCGTCTCAAGAACTGCAAGTGGCAACGGTCGCCTATGACAAAGCGAACAGCGCTCACGCAGCGGCGAGAGAGATGGTGTACCTGGCGGAGCAGGGGCTGGCGCGGCTGGGTGAGGGCTCGGAGGGCGGCGTCACGCTCGACCCCGCCTGGCAGGAGATGCTCAACCATGCCACTCATAGAGTTAACCAg GCGGAGATGGAGCGCGCGCACGCTCGCGCGTcgcagcgcgcgcgcgcgctcgcgCACGAAGCcgcggccgcgcgcgcgctgcaGCTGCAGGCCGCGCTCAAGCGACACATCGCCAAGTCCAG GCCGTACTTCGAGGAGAAGGCTCGCATCAACTCCGCGCTGGAACACCAGAAGGCGAGGATACAAAGCCTGGAGGAGCAAGTTGCGGAGGTGAAGCAGCAGTATTCCTCAGCGTTGAGGAACTTGGAGAGAATATCTGATGAGATTCACAAGCACCGGTCGAGGAGACAGTCCGCGAGGAATG ATATCGCGTCAACTATAACTGACACGGCCAGCGACACAAACACGACGACCAGCGACAAGATAGAGGAGTTGTGCGACCATAGTGTAGACGCGAGCGTCAGAGAGTGGCTGAGAAGGACGGCGGATGCAAATCGATCCGGAAATGATAATGACACGTGGACGGAAATCGATTTGGATTACTCGAGTCCGGAAGAA GTGAGCTTCGAGAAATGCTCCCTTCGTCCACGATCATCCCCCGACAAATCGCCCTCCAGCCCAATGGAGTCCAAAGTCTCCGCTGCATCCCCCAGGCGGATCATAAGAAATGTGGATAGAAATGCGTGTTTGAGGGCAGAACTGGAGAAGGGGAGAAGACAGAGCTTGGACGCCATATTGCATGACACAGGGGAGAAAATGAAAGAGATGTTTCAAG GTCTGTCTCTGTTCGGCGAGCGACGCGGGTCTGTGTCGGCGCCGCGCAGCccgcgcgcgcggcgccgcGAGGACGAGCGCCACTCCGACACCGACAGCCTCGCCAG CGTGGAAATGCTGACCGACGATCAAATAGCATCTCTAATGCTGGACGCGCAACTCGAAGCTGTGTGCGAGCGGCTGGCCGGCGTCGCGAGGCAACCCAGGTCTCCGCAATCACCCGAAGCTAGATTTTGA